From the Paraburkholderia sp. PREW-6R genome, one window contains:
- a CDS encoding single-stranded DNA-binding protein, whose translation MASVNKVILVGNLGADPEVRYLPSGDAVANIRLATTDRYKDKASGEMKEATEWHRVSFFGRLAEIVSEYLKKGSSVYLEGRIRTRKWQAQDGTDRYSTEIVAEQMQMLGGRGGSMGGGGDEGGYSRGEPSERSGGGGRAASGGARGGSGGSGGGGGAGSNRPSAPAGGGFDEMDDDIPF comes from the coding sequence ATGGCATCCGTGAACAAGGTCATTCTCGTCGGCAATCTCGGAGCCGATCCGGAAGTCCGTTATCTTCCGAGCGGCGACGCAGTGGCGAACATCCGCCTTGCGACGACCGACCGGTATAAGGACAAAGCGTCCGGTGAAATGAAAGAAGCCACCGAATGGCACCGTGTGTCGTTCTTCGGCCGGCTCGCCGAAATCGTGTCCGAATATCTGAAAAAGGGCTCGTCGGTGTATCTGGAAGGACGCATTCGTACGCGCAAGTGGCAGGCGCAAGACGGCACCGACCGCTATTCGACGGAAATCGTCGCCGAGCAGATGCAAATGCTGGGTGGCCGCGGTGGCTCGATGGGCGGCGGTGGCGACGAAGGTGGCTATAGCCGTGGCGAGCCGTCTGAGCGCAGCGGCGGCGGTGGCCGCGCGGCGTCCGGTGGCGCGCGTGGTGGCAGCGGCGGCAGCGGCGGCGGTGGCGGCGCTGGTTCGAACCGCCCGAGCGCACCGGCCGGCGGCGGGTTCGACGAGATGGACGACGATATTCCGTTCTAA
- a CDS encoding MaoC family dehydratase produces MESEVVSKPRIRASYGRYLEDFNVGDIYEHRPGRTITEADNIHFSLLTMNFHPMHCDAAYAAKSEFGQLLVNSGLTVAVVLGLTVNDVSGKAIANLGWKEIRLTGPVFCGDTIYAESEVLEKRESKSRPGQGIVTVHTRAFKQDGSPIMDFVRSALVPQRGHGVDD; encoded by the coding sequence ATGGAGTCCGAAGTCGTAAGCAAACCCCGTATCCGCGCCAGCTACGGCCGCTACCTCGAAGATTTCAACGTGGGCGATATCTACGAGCACCGGCCGGGCCGCACCATCACCGAAGCCGACAATATTCACTTCTCGCTGCTGACGATGAACTTCCATCCCATGCATTGCGACGCTGCTTACGCCGCGAAAAGCGAATTCGGCCAACTGCTGGTCAACAGCGGCTTGACGGTCGCGGTCGTGCTGGGGCTCACGGTGAACGACGTGAGTGGCAAAGCGATCGCCAACCTGGGATGGAAAGAAATCCGCCTGACGGGTCCGGTTTTCTGCGGCGACACGATCTATGCGGAGTCCGAAGTGCTGGAAAAGCGGGAGTCGAAATCGCGCCCGGGGCAGGGCATTGTCACGGTGCATACGCGCGCGTTCAAGCAGGATGGCTCGCCGATCATGGATTTCGTGCGTAGTGCGCTCGTACCCCAACGCGGCCACGGCGTCGACGATTGA